GGATGGTGCGGATGATGCGATCCGTAGTGCGATAAGCAAAATAAGCCGAACCCAGGGCCAACAACACGAATATGATTTTTTCAACAAGGGTAAGCATGGGGCAGTCTCCGGTGAGGTTTAGCAAAGTCTAACATAGTTGGCAGTGAAAAAAAAGACGGAATGCCCGGCGAAGGCATCCGTCTTTCAGTGATTCAAGACAAGAAAAGTTGGGTTAGGAGAAGTAGCGCGAGCCGGCAACTCGCGGCCCATAAATCTTCAACGTTCAATCATCACTTCGGCTCGCTTCTTCTTCCCATTCCCATTGCCGTTGCCGTTGCCGTTCCGGCTCGCCATCACAAATCCTTCCACATCTTTCAGCGCCTCTTTGTAAAGCTTGAGCAGTTCACGGTCATTGCCTTTGTAGCGGCGCAGAGTCTGGGTGGCGCACATGCAACAACCACGCATTGCCCGGTAAGAGTCAGTTTCACATTCCATGCACCCGTCCAACCGGATCATCATCAAACAAAAAGCCAGCACTTCGGGATGATCCTCCTCCAGGCTCAACACCCGGTCTATCAGCCTCTGCCATTCTGCGCCGCGATACTCGCGCAGGGCTGGAATCACGTACGGCGGAAACATGATTTCATTTTTAGCGTACACCCCGAAACCCTCCAGTCAGTAGAATTGCGGGTATTTTAGAGATTGCCACCAGGCAAAAGCAAGGTACTTGGGTACTATCAGGGGGTACGTGACACTGTCACGAAACGAGTGTTCTTCCTGGGAAAACCGCTTTCTTTTCCGCATGGTAGAATCGGGCCTGCCGGATTGTGATGAAAGGTGTAAACAGATCATAATGAAAGTTTTAGTGACAGGTGGCGCAGGCTTCATCGGCTCGCACACTGTGGATTTATTGCTCGCCAAAGGCTACACGGTTCGCGTGCTGGACAACCTCACGCCGCCCGTTCACCTGGCCGGGCAGTGGCCGGATTATTTACCGGATGAGGTAGAGTGTGTGTCGGGCGATGTGCGCGACCGGGCCGCCTGGGAAGCCGCGCTCGACGGGGTGGCCGCCGTTGTTCATTTGGCCGCTTACCAGGACTACCTGCCCGACTTCTCCAAATTCTTCCACGTCAACTGCGTCGGCACGGCCCTGTTGTTTGAGTTGATCGTCGAGAAGAACCTCCCCATCCAGAAAGTCGTCGTGGCCTCGTCCCAGGCCTCATACGGTGAAGGCCAGTACACCTGCTCCAAAGATGGAGTCGTTTTCCCCGGCCCGCGTTCTGAGTCCCAACTACGCGCCCGCGATTGGGAAGTCAAGTGTCCCAGGTGTGGCGGCCCAATCCACATGGAACTGACCGGCGAAGAGGCGCGAGTCAACCCGGCCAACGCTTACGGCATGAGCAAGTACACCGAAGAGATGCTGGCGATCAATCTCGGCCAGCGTTATGGCATCCCGACGGTTGGCATGCGCTACTCGATTGTGCAGGGCGCGAGGCAGTCATTTCGCAACGCT
The genomic region above belongs to Chloroflexota bacterium and contains:
- a CDS encoding SDR family NAD(P)-dependent oxidoreductase, with protein sequence MKVLVTGGAGFIGSHTVDLLLAKGYTVRVLDNLTPPVHLAGQWPDYLPDEVECVSGDVRDRAAWEAALDGVAAVVHLAAYQDYLPDFSKFFHVNCVGTALLFELIVEKNLPIQKVVVASSQASYGEGQYTCSKDGVVFPGPRSESQLRARDWEVKCPRCGGPIHMELTGEEARVNPANAYGMSKYTEEMLAINLGQRYGIPTVGMRYSIVQGARQSFRNAYSGALRIFAMQVLAGQRPSVYEDGQQIRDFVYVGDVARANLLVLEDDRANYQAFNVGGGRGVTVTQFAKVMAAAAGRPDLEPNISGEYRFGDTRHIFSDVSRIQALGWEAQGNIENNCREYLAWAKAQPDFRNYADEARAYMQKVGAVRGSEG